CGCGCGCAGTGGTGACTCCGGCCTGCACGTGGACGTCGCGATGGCTGAAGTTGCCGCACACGAGCGGTCTCTCACCGTCCCGAGCGCGACGGCATATATCTACGCGTTGGCCGTTAGCCTGACCGCGCTCGACCGCCTCGGGCACCAACGACTGGGTGTGGCCGAGTGGAACGAGTTCGCCGCGACGATGAGACGGTCCTTCCCAAACGCGGCAGCCGGGACCCTCGCTGGGTACGCCCGACCCCTCATTTCGCTCTGGTCCTACCGAACGGTCCTTGGACTTGACCAGGACCTATGGGGCGGCACTCCGTTCAACGGCCGCACAGTCGAGCAACTCTTCAAGGTTCCCGAGCGGATCCTGAACGCCACGAGGCCCAACGCCGAACTGTGCGGCCCCGTGCTCGGGCTGGCGCTGTGGATGATCGATCACTGCGCGGAGGACGTGCTGAGTCGACTGGAGGCGCTCGCTGACGTGCCAGATCGGTCGGCCCTCAGTCGCGACGAGCAGGACGAGCACGTCCTTCACGTGTTGCGGAACTTCGAACAAGGCGGTCGTCCAATGCCCGCCGCGCCCGACCTCAAGACGGGCCAACTCACGACCTCGTGGGGGGTGTTCGTGCGGCTGGCCGGATGCTCGAACAAGGTCATGCGCAACCCGGTGGGACGCTCAGGCAAGGAGTTCAACCGGCTGCGACAGGAGCGGCCCGTCTCTGCCCACGAGGACGGCTTCGACCTCGGCATCACCGAAGTACCTGACGCGTCGGGCGCGCTGGTGCCGTGGGTGGACTCACTCCCGCCCAGCAAGTACCGCCTCGGTCTGGACTTCTGGACCCCGGCTCTCGCATACGCCTGCGCTCTAACGATCACCATGCTGACAACGGTCCGCGACCGGGAGTTGGCCGCCCTTCCCCACGACTGCCTGCGGTTCGGCACCTACGACCGGGGAGACGCCGAGGTGCCGGTCGCCCGTATGTCTGGCTTCCTTGTGAAGAACCGCGACACTCCCATCCCCGCCACGTGGGTCATCTCCGATGACGTGGTGCGTGCCGTCAAGGTGCTGCACCGTCTGAAGGCGGCTCTGAGACTCGAACCCAAGTTCCACCCACGGACCGGCCGTGAGGTCCTCCTCCACCCCGACCTTGGACGGGCGCGCGGTGACGAGAAGGAGTCCGACACCCTCACCCTCAAACTGTCGTGGCTCAGGTGGTTCCAAACCGCTGGGGAGCATCTGGCTGGGCGGGGCCTCGTACCTCCGCTCCCTGACCTACCGCGGTGGCTGAGTCACCGCACACTCAGGATTACTGGCATCCAGTCTTACGCGAGCCAGACGTGGGGCGACGCGCTCGCGGCCGCGCAGGCTCACTGGTCGAACCGCACCGTTGCGGAGGGCTACCTCGGCCACCTACCTCGATCGGTGTATCTCGCCGACCCCGACGCGATCGACGAGGCCGTCGAAGCCGCACGCACCGAAGCACTCCTCGACATCGCAGCCACCGTCGACGCCGACCCCACCGAAGTCGCAGGAGGCGGCAGCGAGCGGCTCCGCACCCTCCTCGACGAGACCAACGCACTCGACCTCGCCACGGGCGCCGTCACCCAACGCCAGTTGAACGCCCTCGCCCGCAAGACACAGCACGTCTTCGTCGGCGAACTCACGGTCTGCGTCCAGGGCCCCGGCGGCTTGTGCGGCAGCGAGGACGAAGCCGACTGGCTCCTGTGCCGCCCCTTCAAGTGCAAGAACTCGGCCATGACCCGCGCCCAGCGCGCCCGACTCGAACTACGACGACGCGGCTGGGCGCGACGCGACGGCGTCTTCCAACGCGCCCGAAGCAAGATCGACGAGGACGCCCCCGACCTCGAAGCCGAGTTCGCCGACCTCGACGACGCCGCCGTCCGCAGCCTCGTCCTCAGCGACCTCCCGTTCCCCATCTCCCGCGCCGCCCAAGAGGAGCCCACCCCATGACCAGCAGCCGCGAACTGGCCCAAGCCCTCGCCGACGCCCTGCGCGAGGAGCAGGTCGCTGTCCCCACCCGAGCCCTCATCGCCGCCGTCCTGATGAGCGCCCGCGGCGGGGCCCCCACCCGGCTGGGCATGTCAAAGGTCGGCGGCTACTCCTACGGCAGTTCACAGACCCACTACGGCGACCTTCTGGACGCCCTCTGCGAGCACGTGCCGCACCTCGTCGCCGAGATGGCCGACGACATCGTCGACCCCGCAGCGGCCGCCCGACTCCGCGACGACCTCCAGCAGCGCGACGCCTCCCTTGCTGCCCTGCGGGCCGAGCACGCCGCCCTCACCGAGCGCCACGAACACCTCCGCCGCTACGCACTCGCAGCACACGAGCGCCTGCGGGCCGTCGAGGGCGACCAGGGGCTCGAAGAAGCACGCGTGTTGCCGTTCCAGCCTGTCGGATGATGCATGCCACGGACGTGTCGTACGTCCGGATCTGCCGAGATGCGGTTGCTCGTGATCCGCGTCATCGCGGCGGGTGCGTCCCGTCGCCTGCTTTGCAGGCATCTAGGGTGAAGTCATGCCTGCTGCGCCCCACATAGCCCGCCTACGCGCCAAGGTGGGGAACGACTTGCTCTTGCTTCCCTCCGTAGCGGTCCTGCCCATCGACGACGACGATCGCGTCCTGTTAGTCCGCCAGACTGACTTCGGGTCCTACGGCACCATCGGTGGCGCGGTAGACGAGGACGAGGCACCCGAGGACGCAGCGCGTCGCGAGGCTCGGGAGGAAATCGGTGCCGAGGTCGAACTCACTGGCCTCGTCGGTGCCATAGGCGGCCCCCAGTTCCGCCTCACCTACCCCAACGGCGACCAGTGCGCCTACGTCAGCATCATCTACAGCGCGCGCCTGGCTCCCGATGCGACCGTGACACCCGACGGGCACGAGGTCGACCAAGTGCGCTGGTTCGCACGCGGCGAACTCGACCAGCCCATCATCGGCGACTTCGCCAGGAGCACCTTTGCAGCCCTCGGCTGGATCTAGCCCGTCGTCAGGGTTCTCGCCTTGAAGGAGCGTCGACCGTAACGCCCGGATCTGCCACCCCTAGTAGCCGCGATCCGCGCGGATCTGCCGAGATCCGGATGGACCGTGCTGCCGGATGATGACCGCCGAACGATCTAGGTTGTGACGGTGTTCGAGCGCCTCCTGACCTCTATTCCGCAGTCGCGCGTGTCCGGCCCCGCCGACTCTGGGACGCCTCCCGCGGGGGTGCGTGCTGCGTTGGGGCACGTCGCCGGAGCAACTTTGGGACGTGGCCTCTACCGTCTGCACACGGCTCACAGCGCGGCCGCCGCCGATCGCCTCGTGGCCGACGCATACCCAGACTTCGAGGGCCGGATCGCATGCTTCGGCATGGACTGG
Above is a genomic segment from Nocardioides okcheonensis containing:
- a CDS encoding NUDIX domain-containing protein — its product is MPAAPHIARLRAKVGNDLLLLPSVAVLPIDDDDRVLLVRQTDFGSYGTIGGAVDEDEAPEDAARREAREEIGAEVELTGLVGAIGGPQFRLTYPNGDQCAYVSIIYSARLAPDATVTPDGHEVDQVRWFARGELDQPIIGDFARSTFAALGWI